The sequence below is a genomic window from Sebastes fasciatus isolate fSebFas1 chromosome 11, fSebFas1.pri, whole genome shotgun sequence.
AGGTAGACGAGTCGGTGTGATGGCGTTTAGTAGTTtgatttagccacttgttagcaaccgcttttcttaagacacataaaggcttcaaaattcacacgtggggtatttattgatgtatttcatatcgtagaacaaaacgttaatatctcttaaacttgtgttaaccacagaccttattttaggcatctaactaaaaacccattaaaaaaaaaaaacattgacttacaagtgagggaaccagaagtactaaaatgctaactcatttctgggttttaggactcattcctgtagcactctatgatATTGATCCAATAATGTATTATGCTGTAATATAACTAATGGGTCATTCTGCTGCATgataagtacttgtacttttcaAACTATTAGTACATTTTGCAGGTGATACGTCTGTACTTAATAGATTAGATaagtaaaattttgaatgcaggactttaacttgtaatGGCGTATATGGCAATAcagtgtggtattgctacttttacttagatAAATGATCTGAATTCCTCTTCCACCACATGTCGGTATCAGCCTCAAAAAATCATCATCAGCCAAGCTGTAAACAATCAACTTTATGCCTGACTCTGGCTCGTTCACTGGCCATTGTGTAAGTGGTTTATTTTGATAgctttcacaaaaaaagtcaatatttcAATGAATAACTGAGACTTGGGTTATGCTGTGTAAGTAGTTCGCGTATTTCTTACAGAGCTTTTACAGATGTTTTTcgacaatgttttgttaaacatgtctccagttttgttttgtattcttAAACAGatgtaaatcaaataaaaatacaaccacCTACCATTAAATCCAATGACAGACCATGTGgcatcatcatcactgtctgGCAAACTAAATCTGAAGGGGGAAGAAAAGGGACTCTGGTCGTTGTCTTCAGCCACAACCAGCACAGAGCCAAGCTCTCCTTCCTTCTCACACAACAACCTCTCGCTGGTAGGGAGCATCGGCACGTTGTCGTTGACGTCCTCCACCACAAGGATGACTGTTCCCGTTCCCGTCTTGGAGCCTGAAATACACGAGTATTACATGACATAAGACAAAACAGGGCATGTCGACACTAGAAAAAAATAGATAGACCAATTTGGTTGTGTCCTGACATCACCTTGGATGAGATTAATTATTATTTGGAAATCTCAAATTTCTGACAAGCATCTGGGATATGAGCCCAATTTTCACCATCACATCTGAGAACTGTGAGTCATTGTGAATGACTCGTCTTATCACATCGTGTCAACAGGTGAGACAAAAGTCAAGACATGATGTTTGTTCAGACAGATACCGGTGAGGGTGGGGCTGGTGTTCCTAATAACTTTGGGCTAGTGTAACAATACCGCCAAAAGGCGTGAAGGTGACGTCTGTGTCGATTTGACATGCAGACTACACACTTTCCCACCTAcacacttttcctttttcttggTGACGTTCTAATGGATATTTACCAAACCCAACGGAGACAGAGTGAGTTTGAAAAACAGGTTATAGATGTGAGTAAAGAATTAGTCAGCAGCTCAGTGTTGAGGCCTGTGTTTGCTTCATTAGTCAAGTGGTTATAAGTTTCAGCAGAATTATGGAAATACAGGAGATATACTTGAACGTATGCTATTATCTGAGCaatataagtatgtttttttgtgtcataataacgGCTTGGGTTCTGTATGTAGTCTTATAGAAGTCATGGAAAAGGAAATGTACAAGCAACTTACTGGCATCAACAACGCTCATGGGGATGCTGTAAAGTCCATCTACGACAAACGGTGACTCTCTGTCAATTGTGTTTGTAACCTTCAGCTCTCCGTTATTTCTGTCGACACTGATCCAGGAACCTGGGTCGTTGCCCTTGTAATACCTGAGAGAGGGTGGAAGAAAAAGTACTTGTGTATTAGGAGCACATTCTTCAGTTCAGCAGTGAAAGTCTGCCCTCCAGTGTTTAAGAGAAGTAACTTGAGTTGGGGTCTTGAGCAATAGCTGCAGTTGTGTCTGTTATCAGCCAATCTGTACCACAGGaaagcaaaatataaatataagatCGCTTACATGAGGCCGTCGCCGCTATTGGTCTCAGGATCCACAGCTGTGTAACTTCCTATCACCGTGCCGTTTGGTGTGTTCTCTTTGACAACGATGCGGAGAGTAGGAGTCGAGAACGCTGGACCCTCGTCTTCATTGAGGACATTGACGTCCACGGGGATTGACAGCAATGCGGCCGTGGTGCCAATCAGCTCAGCTTGATTACGTGCCCTAATCTcaagttttatatttttgttcttCTCATAATCTAAGGCCtggaaaaacaggaagtgagtgtATTGTAAATACAAATTTGTTGTCAATACTGTGATATAAACCTTGACTTtcaattactattattattattattattattattattattattattaataataataataataataataaaagtaattgaAAGTCAATTATTATTagtcaattattattattattaataataataatatgaaatcTCACTCACCTTTGAGACATAGAGAAGCCCCTcgtttgttttgttgtcagtATCGATTCTGAAATTTTCATTATCATTTCCTTTAGCGATGACAAATTTCGAAATCCAGTTTGGTGTGTTTATTAAATCCTTGTCTTCAATGGGAATTCGGAGGATAAGTTTTTCTTTTTCGTTTTCTTTGACATCGACTGCATACTAAAGGAAACAAAAAGTGTGTTACTTAAATTAGACAACCAAGACAACAAGTTCAAAACACCCTGATAACACTAAGACTTTATATAAAATGCACCTGTTGTGTTTCATTTTATCGTCACAAAACTTTAAGATGCGATTTCAAGATGTGAAATCTGTTTGAAATTGCTTTGCACTTACAGACACTTTTGTGAAAGTCGGTGGATTGTCGTTGATATCACCAACAGTAATGGTTGCTGTTGCTGTGTTGGACAGACCAGTTACTGCACCTTCCATATCTTGGATTTTTACTATCACCAAATGCTTATCTTTTACCTAAAgacaaaatgtgataaaaaggTAAATAACATGTTAAGATGAGGCAAAAGAGCAAGAACATTTTTGTGTTTCAAAGTATGGTGCTGGTGCTCACCTCTCTGTCCAGGGTGTTGGTTACCGTGGTGATGACACCTGTGTCTTTATTGATGGCAAACAGGTCTAATCCTGTCAAGAGAGTATACTTGATCTTGACATGGAGGGATCCTCGTTTGTCTCTGTCTGTAGCATCCACCAACCCCACCACTGTCCCTGTGGTGGAAAACATAAAGTTTATTCTCACCcacactgaagatcaaataccGCCGGATTACTGGTGTGTATTTCATGTTCCTTACCTACGACGCTTTGCTCGAGCACAGTAAATGGTTGTAGGTTATTGAATTGGGGAGCGTTGTCATTCACATCATCTATTTCTATATGGATGTCCAAAGAGTCGTCTGTCTCCACTTTCGTGTTTTTGTCGAAAACTCTGGTTGTTAACtgtgaaggaaaaaaagagtCAATTTTACAGGGTTAACATCATATCatataggggtgtaagaaaatatagaaaatatagCATATCGcaacatgttttgtgatactgtatcgtttctcaaaaacactgactGTATGGATTTTTAACCAatatagtttacatgcaaagattaactgaGTCAATACTTTTCACTACACCGTTTCATTTGCATTTGTTGGAtattacagggactgtgataaatgaaaatgcgatcccactgttctgattgcataaaaaaagtaaacttttttaccTCAGATTTTATAATTATATGGTGGTGTGATCTTTATACTATGATAGTTTTCCTAAAAATAGATGAATCAACATAATAAACATTTTGGTTTCACACTAGAGCTGAAACTGTTATTTAATTCATTGTTTGAATCGTTTTTCAGGTAAAAATGCCAAAACATTACTGTATGACAGTAATGAcagaaaagacattttaaagaccaagAATACTTTTTTGGAgaagattattttcatattaatcGATAGGGGAAATAATTAGCCATGGGTGGATTGATACTGTGGTAACACTACTTCGATACTCACAAGCTACACATTTGGTATTGATtccttaaaaaatatattgataatAAAGTTATTTAATACAAACGTGGGTGGCTGCATCACTTCCAAAAATGTTTCACTACTTTTGTATAATATTTGTGTCAAAACAGCATTGACATATTTCACTGGCCCATGTCACATGACTGTGGAAACCATGTGACATCAGAACCCAAATCAACTattaaactattaaattaatctccaactgttttgataatgtATTAGCCAgcttgagtaattttttaagaaaaaaaagtcaaaattctctgattccagcttcttaaatgtgaatattttctggtttctttactcctctatgacagtaaactgaatagctttgagttgtggacaaaacgtgaacgaggacgtcattttgggctttcagaaacactgatcgacatttttctaatcgattaatcaagaaaataatcaacagattaatcggcaatgaaataatcgttagttgcagccctaaaacgTGGTGTGGTGCTACTTGTCACCTGTACATAAAAATACAGCAAGATGCACTATTTTTGACAGTAAGTGTCACAAGTAaccttttttaacatttttatttaactgtATTCTTATTTGCTTTTGtggtaaatgtattattaatggATGGTATGTGTCATGTGATTTGCCTTTGAGTGTAAtaatcttttcttttctaaactacactattattttgaaaaatcacataccttatttaaagcttcagtaggcagtatatttttggcatcattgggcaaaaattctataataacctttcatcatattgtaattcaagtgttctgagagataactagacttctgcacctcctcatggctctgttttcagactttagaaaatctagcccgtgacgggagactttggccaatcacaggtcatttcagagagagagagcgttcctattggctgtgctccggctggtgggcggtgcttggtatttcctcaactgttctcaacaggGCTGCCGGGTCAGAAACgttctgattttacagctaaacagtacactacaagatgtttctgaaaacatctgaggcgagaaataggcataacagtaacagaatattaattcatatttgatcagcgatgcctagtttgacagctgctcagagacggcagctggacggcggactccagctcagctctgattggttgttttcctccggtctgtgaaatcttacaaaCGAcgattaggagcaccggaggacactttttttaatcgtatttgctccatttctacccactgcagctttaataaataCTCCGCATCTGTATCGTATTCAAAAAGTTTGGTATCGGCCATCATCCCtagaaataatcattagttgccgCCCTTTTTTCACACTCACTGTAAATGCTGGGTACTCCTCCCGATCTATTGGGCCGTGCACAGTCAACATGGCAGTATTGGTGTCGAGAGTAAACAATCCCACTGGATGCTGGTCGGCACCAGCTCCACTGATGGTGTAGTACACATTGCGATTTTGTTCAGAGTCCGATAC
It includes:
- the dsc2l gene encoding desmocollin 2-like protein, which encodes MANVLILHIGLALILSGVESCFNTDSLRVIVPETIPTGSKITTVETSPDCDAKSTRFTLSDKSFTISSNGVIEAVADVEVDAGEGRTFSVRAQDSSGLESEMVVHLVHRNNRRVKRKSPTGFLKRSKRRWSPPPFNILENDNGPYPKEIERIVSDSEQNRNVYYTISGAGADQHPVGLFTLDTNTAMLTVHGPIDREEYPAFTLTTRVFDKNTKVETDDSLDIHIEIDDVNDNAPQFNNLQPFTVLEQSVVGTVVGLVDATDRDKRGSLHVKIKYTLLTGLDLFAINKDTGVITTVTNTLDREVKDKHLVIVKIQDMEGAVTGLSNTATATITVGDINDNPPTFTKVSYAVDVKENEKEKLILRIPIEDKDLINTPNWISKFVIAKGNDNENFRIDTDNKTNEGLLYVSKALDYEKNKNIKLEIRARNQAELIGTTAALLSIPVDVNVLNEDEGPAFSTPTLRIVVKENTPNGTVIGSYTAVDPETNSGDGLMYYKGNDPGSWISVDRNNGELKVTNTIDRESPFVVDGLYSIPMSVVDASSKTGTGTVILVVEDVNDNVPMLPTSERLLCEKEGELGSVLVVAEDNDQSPFSSPFRFSLPDSDDDATWSVIGFNDTAATLKHMKELPTGIYNVPLDITDLQGNGKTQTAKVRICQCANGVCLANQSSMSLGPLALLAMLLPLLLLLLLCLLLAFFCVTKRENMKLEDEADSGGILLKSNTEAPGEEVDSSLINVPTKAVETLVKGSVKGSAVNAGWIGNKSTSTMGGQSIHDNGMYTSDGVTSDMQNYYSSQYNQFGTQSVGGGQLMGTFNGASFDNRYLAQDTAFLHNWETNGRYLHQKLTYFGTDEDGRYADDIVHSYGFEGVGSAAGSVGCCSDIGDDDNLDFLNTLGPKFKTLGAVCNKT